Proteins encoded in a region of the Paenibacillus sp. E222 genome:
- a CDS encoding motility associated factor glycosyltransferase family protein, producing MIKENFEVLKQRFPHIVEKYEFSNPLNMKQDHIMYELLEKDAEWLQAVNEIIGDSKIIFVYGFGLGLSIADLLEEFPDRWLFIYESDIDSFKRVISEYDISLLLSHPNLYWISVGDHQLRMLFQLLCSYMQESLAFIGLRTFLEEHIELLQEVRKDFIAYKNDFHSNKLIENRFRNEWTQNYLYHLHESLTTHSIEEMFGTFEGFTAIIVSSGPSLTEDIDWIKKMSKHALIIAAGSSVQALVKHGIKPHLCVIMDGHEVNNKIFANDSTLQSTLLFTSSSYYGISERKGKNKVYSIMENDQISQYFLQKTKSDILMRPTPTVAGTAIQTAIFWEHHILF from the coding sequence ATGATTAAAGAAAACTTTGAAGTTTTGAAGCAAAGATTCCCCCATATAGTAGAAAAATATGAATTTTCCAATCCATTAAATATGAAGCAAGATCACATTATGTATGAGCTTCTTGAAAAGGACGCTGAGTGGTTACAAGCCGTTAACGAAATTATAGGAGATTCTAAAATCATATTTGTATATGGTTTTGGACTGGGATTAAGCATCGCAGATCTCCTGGAAGAATTTCCAGATCGATGGCTGTTTATCTATGAATCTGATATAGATTCTTTTAAAAGAGTCATAAGTGAATATGATATTAGCTTGTTATTAAGTCATCCCAATCTTTATTGGATTTCTGTTGGTGATCATCAACTTAGGATGTTATTTCAATTACTATGTAGTTATATGCAGGAAAGCTTAGCCTTTATTGGACTGCGTACTTTCCTGGAAGAGCATATTGAATTGCTTCAAGAGGTGAGAAAAGATTTTATAGCTTATAAAAATGATTTTCATTCAAATAAGTTAATCGAAAATCGATTTAGAAATGAATGGACCCAAAACTATCTTTATCATTTACACGAGTCCTTGACCACGCATTCTATCGAAGAAATGTTTGGAACATTTGAAGGGTTCACGGCGATAATTGTATCATCGGGTCCTTCTCTGACTGAGGATATTGATTGGATTAAAAAAATGTCAAAACATGCTTTAATTATTGCCGCTGGTTCAAGTGTACAGGCCCTTGTTAAACACGGAATCAAGCCTCATCTATGTGTTATTATGGATGGTCATGAAGTGAATAATAAAATTTTTGCTAATGATAGTACCCTTCAGTCAACATTGTTGTTCACTTCATCATCCTATTATGGAATCTCTGAACGAAAAGGAAAAAATAAAGTATACAGTATCATGGAGAATGACCAAATTTCTCAATATTTCCTCCAAAAAACTAAGAGCGACATCTTAATGCGGCCGACACCCACTGTAGCTGGAACCGCGATTCAAACCGCAATTTTTTGGGAGCATCACATATTGTTTTAG